GGGATAACGCGCGCAATGAAAAGAGATGGTCGAATTTGGTTTGTTTCTACTGGCGGCGCGTTACCGGGTCATGATGAAAAAACCTATATTCGGTTTCAGGAGTTAATCCAACACTCGGAATTTACAAATCGGTTTCTGTTACGCGGGTGGATCCCGTCAGAAGATGTTTTCAACTATTATTTCGAATCAGATATAGGAATAAATATAGATACGTTTAATTATGAAACTGTTTTCGGTGCACGAAATCGGTTACTGCATATGATGAAACTTGGATTGCCGGTTCTAACAACCCTTGGCACCGAAATTAGTTATGTTATTGCAGAAAATCGGCTTGGGTTGACTTTTGAAATTGGGAACGCTGACCAACTAGCTGAACAAATCCATTACGCGATATCGCATCCGCAAGAAATGAAAGAAATTTCACAAAGAGCAAGACAATTCGTTTATTCTAATTACACCTGTGAAAAGACTGCGATACCGTTACGTGAATGGGTAAAAAGTCCGAAATTTGCACCCGATAATAGTGCTGCAATGATTGGGGGTAAAAGGCAAAATCCGGAATTCGATGCGAGTTCACCTATCCAAATTTTAAAATCGTTTTTTAAGAAAGTTAAGAGTTAGGTGAGAAGAGAGAGGGAACAATATTATACTTTTTTAAACTCAAACTCGGTAATCGGTATTCAAAACTATGAGCAAAAAAATATTAATTTTTACGACAGAGATGCTTCCAGGATTAGGATATCCAACGGCGGGAGGCGGGATTCGTGCATGGCAGATTGGGGAAGGATTAAAATCACGTGGATATGAAGTACTTTATTCCCTACCGAAAACCATTATTGAAGATAAAACGGATTTGCCGGAATTAATCCGCCAGCATACACATATATCAAATAATCTGAATGCGGTTGTTGCTAAAGTTAAACCAGATATAGTGGTATGTATTCAATGGCATCATGCGAATAAATTGCATCGGTTAGAAATGCCTTTGGTTTTAGATTTGTTTGGTCTGTTAATGTTAGAGAATGCATATTTTGATGTTTTCGACCTCGATTTATTTTTCGCATCGAAAATAGAAGCATTTGCTAAAGCGGATTATTTTATCTGTGCTTCAGATAAGCAGAAAGCATATTTTTTTACCTGGATGGTTTTAGCAGGTATTGACCCGAAAGCAGACTGTATTGCATCAATTCCCGTATCACTTTCTCCAGAATTGCCTAAATTTAGTATACCTGATGAATTAACACTAGTGTTTGGAGGCGTCTTCTGGCCGTGGCAAGACCCATTTACCCCGCTTAATCTCGTAATAAAAAAAATGGATGAATTACAATGTGGTAAGTTAAAAATCTTTGGTAGTGTTCATCCATATTTAAAGGATATACCATTAACTTACGCTGCACCGGAAGAACGATTGGTTAAAAGTCCGCGAGTTGAACGATATCCAATGTTACACCATGAACAATTAATGCAAGAATATGTAAAAGCAAGCTTTGCGGTAGACTTGATG
This genomic interval from bacterium contains the following:
- a CDS encoding glycosyltransferase family 4 protein, with the translated sequence MSKKILIFTTEMLPGLGYPTAGGGIRAWQIGEGLKSRGYEVLYSLPKTIIEDKTDLPELIRQHTHISNNLNAVVAKVKPDIVVCIQWHHANKLHRLEMPLVLDLFGLLMLENAYFDVFDLDLFFASKIEAFAKADYFICASDKQKAYFFTWMVLAGIDPKADCIASIPVSLSPELPKFSIPDELTLVFGGVFWPWQDPFTPLNLVIKKMDELQCGKLKIFGSVHPYLKDIPLTYAAPEERLVKSPRVERYPMLHHEQLMQEYVKASFAVDLMMPNNERLLAYPIRTVCYLWSGLPVVISDFCDIAQLVKEYQAGWVVDPSDQQEVESTIQSILKHPEVIPTYKTNAQRLVREQLTWDKTIEPLSQYCLNPKFLQKNDSMIKQLAVLVVESQRELGRMGKEIENLGNDNQRMGDEIRRLYEEIDELRKAKADLEAIRSKLLYRLYHKVRLSLTGKHKTS